One part of the Panthera leo isolate Ple1 chromosome D4, P.leo_Ple1_pat1.1, whole genome shotgun sequence genome encodes these proteins:
- the LOC122204983 gene encoding prostate-associated microseminoprotein, with amino-acid sequence MTLMMLWSGQAKGVLGSWGIICLVISLLLQQPGVHSKCYFQAQAPCHYEGKYFTLGESWLRKDCFHCTCLHPVGVGCCDTSQHPIDFPAGCEVRQEAGTCQFSLVQKSDPRLPCKGGGPDPEWGSANTPAPGAPAPHSN; translated from the exons ATGACCCTAATGATGCTCTGGTCTGGACAGGCGAAGGGAGTCCTGGGAAGCTGGGGGATCATCTGCTTGGTGATATCTCTGCTCCTCCAGCAGCCAGGAGTCCACAGCAAGTGCTACTTTCAAGCTCAAG CCCCCTGCCACTATGAAGGGAAATATTTTACCCTGGGTGAGTCTTGGCTCCGCAAGGACTGTTTCCATTGTACCTGTCTGCATCCCGTCGGTGTGGGCTGCTGTGACAC GTCTCAGCATCCCATCGACTTCCCCGCGGGATGTGAGGTACGTCAGGAGGCAGGAACCTGTCAATTCTCCCTGGTGCAAAAATCTGACCCTCGGCTGCCCTGCAAAGGGGGAGGGCCTGACCCCGAATGGGGCTCAGCCAAcacccctgcccctggggcccctgctccccactccaACTAA